ACTAATCCTCATCATAATCTCTCTTGCACATCCTGTATTCCCAAAACCTGTGTTCTCAAATTCCACTCCATCCTCAAGCATCGAGTTGGCGCACCTGCAACCAACCCCGACTCTCTCTTGCATAATTTCAACCTTCCGATACCTTCCGATACCTTCCGTTGGCTACCGATACCTACCGAATCCTGAACGGCGCATCCATATTTTCGGCTTGGGTTCCAATTGCTCACCACCGATCACGGAGGACTGACAATTCAGATTTTTTAACCCAATTTAAGGCGAGATAACACGAGATAGCCCGAGTTAACCAAAGATAATCCGACTTGGCTCGAGCAAGCATAAGATGCCGACTTCGGGGCAATCCCGCCCCCTCCGTCTCATCCCTCCTTTCCAACAGATCCTCATTTGCAGTCGCCTGTTTCATCAAACACCATTCTCTCTCCCACATCGTTTCTGGTCAAAGCCAATTCGTTATCTAAAACCGACATTTCATATCTGGGACGGACATTTTGCCACCTGCCCACACCACCCTCGACTCCATTCCTCTACCTCAATCGGCTCGGCTTGATAACGAAAGGGGTTGACCTGTTTCAAATTTCTAACTGATCCAGCGGCCGGAGGCTCGTGTCCATTCGTCCAGATTGCTAATTCGGTCAGCAGATACCGGAGCGCTGGTTTCCAAACCGGCTTAAGATGGGGAATCAGCAAAGGCGCCCAGGGTCTCCTCTGCCATCCAGATAAAACTCGTTTGTGCATCGGTTTTCCAGTAGGCCAATTCATTCCCAAACGGGACATTAGCGTCTCGACCACACTGCAACCGCGCATTCCTCCAAAGGCTCAACGGGCCACCCCAACCGATTGCTAATCTTCCCGCCCACACACCCAAACCAAAAGCTCATCCGACCCACATCCACCCGTGCTATGACACAACCCGCGACCTCTTAAGCTCCGTATGGAGCGGCATGTTTATAGAAGAGAACGCAAAAAAAGAACCCGCTTCGGCCAACGATTTAAAACAGTTCAAACAATGCCACCTTTGACCACTTCGACAACAAACCCAGCTCAGTCGCTGGGCCGAACGCCATGTCAGACGAGATTCTGGCAGGGCTCAAGGCTGGCGAAGGCAAAGAGTTCAGGATGTTGGACGATGACAAGAACCTGATGGCATCGGGCCGATACATCGGGCCGGACGATGAGACGGAGTTCCGGCCATTGGACGACTTCGGCATGGCAAACTGGGGCTGCACGATGATTCAATACCGCAACAAAGAAGGAATGTTCGAGACGATATAGTCAGCCCACTCACCGGCCAATCACGCAGGGAGTTTTCACACAGGCTCGCGATTTGTTAGGCGGCTGGTTGTAGTTTTGAGCAATCAATCCCCGCTCCATTGATAATCGTATCCCTCTGGCGGATTATAGGCCATGGAAAACGAATTCGTATCCCCATCCCAATACATTTTTGTGTAACTGACATGCCCGTCCACAAAGCCAACCATATCCATTGCGTTGTTAAAATAGCAAGTTTGGGGATTTGCGATTGGACGTTTCGGCTGATGCCAGGAGTAAGGGATAATAGCGGGGCCTTCTGAGATCATTATGGTTTTGGCCGGGTGTTTTATGGAGCTCAATTTCATACCGGCAATCCCACGCACGGCTGGGCCATGAAATGGAGCGGGCAAATTGGTGAATTCGTTGCCGTTAAAAGTGTAGCTGGAGAACGAGGAAAAAGCTTGATCGTGCTGGCTTTGACGAGTGTAGCCACTGCCAAAGATAGGCTCAGGGCCGTAGTAAAACGTGTCAGAAGGGCAGCTAAATAATTTAGAATGCTGCGAGGATGCAGGCGTGAGACCAAGCTCGTTTAGCACAAATGTTTTGTAACTATACAATATGGCATTCGTCATGTGGGCGCCCGAAGATGGAGAAGGAAGGGCGTCACGCGAGTCATCCGAATACATGCGAATCCCCAAATCGATTTGCCGCAGGTTGTTCAAACAGGTTGCCCGGCTCGCCCTCTCCTTTGCGGCGCTTAACGCCGACAAAAGTAATGCCGCCAGGATGGCGATGATGGCAATGACGACCAATAATTCAATCAGGGTGAACCCTCTTACGCTCTTGAACTCGTTCCTCATGCCAGTGTAAACAATGTAAAGAGTGGTAATTCGCGCCGCCTAACGACCCAAGTTCAGCGACCCGGCGCACGGGACGCAACGACTGCAACTGCGACGCTCCCGCCGGGTTCGCTGCAGCGAGAGGCTGTGTGAAAACTCCTCCACAGGGCGAGAGTTCAAGAAGTCGGCTCTCACATTTGAGTTATAGGACATTTTCACAACAGGGTGAAGGTGTTTTGAACCTCTTTTTCGTCTTTCAAAATGAACTTTTTTGAGTTTTCACACGAACTCGCGATTTATTAGGCATCATTTGATGAAATGACTTTAGGGGCGAAAGGCTTCCTCACCCAAAGCTCTCTCTCGGTGAAGGTAAATCGAAACTCCACCTTGTCCTTGTCAACGATACGCATCCAATTCCGACCTGTGCGGCCTGTCGATGGCATGAGCGAGACAAAATGGATGGACTCGCCGTCGTATCCAACATCGTAAATGACAAACTCCTCACCATCCTCTGGGTCGATGCCAGTAACGCGAAACTGCTCTTCAACAACGGAGATCGTATACTGAGTCCGGGGTGGGTCGCAGGAATCATCCGGACACAACGCAATCCAAGTGCCGCAGAGCGGATGGTCTGGAGTGACTGGATTTGCGTATGACATGGGATGATGCCTAACAGTTAAAATATGCGACTGGCGGTTTGTATATCGAACCGTTTAATTTAACGGTTTGCGACAATCGGAAGTGGTTTATAATCAATAACACTTTGCTCCCAATATACGAACCAGCGGCGGATAACAAGGCATAAAATTCGCAGGATTGATTGCGCTGGCACATCAGCCTGAAACTAAAAATTAAATAACAACACAAGTTAACCGAGCCGCTGTGCCTAAAGCATGGCGGCTTTTTTATTACCATGAAACAAGCAAGAAGCGGCATCGCATTAGAGAACATCGAAGAAGTCCTGGCAGCGGAGACATCGCCCGAGTGGGAAACGCTGGCCGGACACCCGAAGCGGAACCCAGCAGTGCAAATCAAGCGCAGTTCAGAAAATCCCCACTTGGATGAGACAAGTCCAGACTTTCGCCGTGTTTTGAACTACAGCATCCAACTCCTAACCTTTCTCGTTCACACGCAAACCAAAAGATCCTCTGCCACAAACACACCCGCACCACGTTACATAACCCTTGATCTCTTAAGCCCCGTATGGGTCGGCACGTTTATAGTAATTGATCCCAACAAGGAACCCGCTTCGGCCAACGATTTAAAACAGTTCAGCCATGCAATCCGAAGCGGAACGTAGCAGCGCAAATCAAGCGCAGTTCAGAAAATTCCCACTTGGATGAGACAAATGCAGACTTTCGCCGTATTTTGAACTACAGCATCCAACTCCAACAAGGTAGAAACGCCCTCAATTTTTGAAGCCTGACCGCGAGGAGGATACCTGGCACACAAACATTTTGCCTTTAACGCAGTGCATCTTGTGTATTGGCATGGAATATGCACACCGCTAACGAGTCATTGGCATTACGTAAACATCGTATGGCGATCTCAAAACCTAACGCTAAGATTGGAAACGGCTCGGCCTTCAGCTTGACGGAGCTTATGGTCGTTATCGCCATCATCGGAATCCTCGCCGCGCTGCTGCTGCCAACACTTTCTCAAGCCAAGGGCAGAGCGCAACGAGCTCAATGCGTGAGCAATTTGCATCAACTTGGAGTCGGCTTGCAGACTTTCCTCGCCGACCATCATGCTTACCCGGTACTGATTCTGAGCACAAACGCCGCAGATCCTGGCCGGACTTGGGGAGGTCAATTAGACCAGGAAGGCCTTGGGCATCCTCCGACAACAAATTACTTTCAAAATGGCGTATGGCATTGCCCATCTGCGAAATGGGAAGGCGGCCTTCCCGGAGGCAATTCTGTATGGGTTTCTTACGGATACAACGACGACTATGCCTTAAGGGATCCAACCAACCAATTTGGCCTTCAAGGTCACTGGAATGTCGTCACGCACTCTTTCCAGCCGATTGCCGAGTCAGAAGTGGCTGTTCCGAGTGACATGATGGCTATCGGAGAAGGCCACGACGGTGTCTTCATGCGAAGAAGCCTGGGTAATTTTGAGCGTTTTGGAAACGTTGTTACCCGCCATCAAGGTAAAGCCAACGTGCTGTTTTGCGACGGCCACGTCGAATCGCCGACGGTAAAGTTTCTGTTTGAAGACACCAGCGACGCCGCTTTGAGCCGGTGGAATCGCGACCACCTCCCGCACGGTGACGAAATCTATCGTTGAAACAATTTCCCTTCAATGAAACTTCGGTTGCGGTCAGCAGGTTAATCCCCGCTCCATTTGTAATCATATCCAGCTGGAGGATTGTATTGGAGCGCAAACCCATTAGGCGAATTATTGTTCCAATGAATTTTGATGTAGCTGACGTGGCCATCTACGAAAGAAACCATGTTCCTGGCGTCATTAAAGAGTGGCAGCCCTGGTTCCGGTTGATGCCAGGACCATGGAAAATAAGCCGGCAACTCCGCGACGAGCACCGTTTTGATCGGGTCTTTTATAGACCCAAGTTTTCGACCTGCGATGCCAAATGTGTTGGTCCCAAAAATGGTCATTTGCCCACCATTAAATCCATAACTCGAATTATCTGAACGCGATTGTGCATGCAGGCTCTGCGCCAAATATCCTCCTCCTGCATTGGTGCCATAATTGTAGAAAAACGTGTCCGCGGGGCAGCTGAACAAATTCGACATGGAGTGACTTTCCAGAACTCGTTTGAAACCAGTCTGTCCATCCAGATACATCGCTGGCGAGTTGCTGGTCCACGGAGTCTTGGGAGCTGTATCGCCTGAGTCATCGCAATACATATGAACGCCGAGATTGATCTGGCGCAGGTTGTTCAAGCAGCTCGTTCTCCTCGCTTTGCC
Above is a window of Pedosphaera parvula Ellin514 DNA encoding:
- a CDS encoding prepilin-type N-terminal cleavage/methylation domain-containing protein produces the protein MRNEFKSVRGFTLIELLVVIAIIAILAALLLSALSAAKERASRATCLNNLRQIDLGIRMYSDDSRDALPSPSSGAHMTNAILYSYKTFVLNELGLTPASSQHSKLFSCPSDTFYYGPEPIFGSGYTRQSQHDQAFSSFSSYTFNGNEFTNLPAPFHGPAVRGIAGMKLSSIKHPAKTIMISEGPAIIPYSWHQPKRPIANPQTCYFNNAMDMVGFVDGHVSYTKMYWDGDTNSFSMAYNPPEGYDYQWSGD
- a CDS encoding DUF1559 domain-containing protein, whose translation is MRVSAKLQTAFTLTELLVVGAIIAILAALLFPVLGSAKGKARRTSCLNNLRQINLGVHMYCDDSGDTAPKTPWTSNSPAMYLDGQTGFKRVLESHSMSNLFSCPADTFFYNYGTNAGGGYLAQSLHAQSRSDNSSYGFNGGQMTIFGTNTFGIAGRKLGSIKDPIKTVLVAELPAYFPWSWHQPEPGLPLFNDARNMVSFVDGHVSYIKIHWNNNSPNGFALQYNPPAGYDYKWSGD
- a CDS encoding prepilin-type N-terminal cleavage/methylation domain-containing protein → MAISKPNAKIGNGSAFSLTELMVVIAIIGILAALLLPTLSQAKGRAQRAQCVSNLHQLGVGLQTFLADHHAYPVLILSTNAADPGRTWGGQLDQEGLGHPPTTNYFQNGVWHCPSAKWEGGLPGGNSVWVSYGYNDDYALRDPTNQFGLQGHWNVVTHSFQPIAESEVAVPSDMMAIGEGHDGVFMRRSLGNFERFGNVVTRHQGKANVLFCDGHVESPTVKFLFEDTSDAALSRWNRDHLPHGDEIYR